From the Lepidochelys kempii isolate rLepKem1 chromosome 2, rLepKem1.hap2, whole genome shotgun sequence genome, one window contains:
- the LOC140906997 gene encoding uncharacterized protein isoform X3: protein MELSPASAFIFPGGLPASSAAPQPPGAGGGRVAATAGRPSSFRAQAAAAGRRRGGRSAGLQGGSSLPAAGETLRTERGRGGGRWLAASGSARGLLRGRGRVGGAPSRWAGGGGRRGGRPPPPSSASSSSSPQPPASPEAGVEAPARQTRSNRHPGSEPLCARRPPSRHPLQCTSRRQRGTQRI, encoded by the coding sequence ATGGAGTTGTCTCCCGCTTCCGCCTTCATCTTCCCCGGGGGGCTCCCCGCCTCCTCCGCTGCTCCTCAGCCGCCAGGGGCTGGCGGCGGCCGGGTCGCGGCGACAGCGGGGCGGCCGAGCTCCTTCCGCGCCCAGGCGGCTGCTGCAGGCCGACGGCGAGGGGGCCGGAGCGCTGGACTCCAAGGCGGCAGCAGCCTCCCCGCGGCGGGGGAGACATTGAGGACGGAGAGGGGTCGTGGAGGGGGCCGCTGGCTCGCCGCCTCCGGCTCGGCCCGGGGCCTCCTCAGGGGCAGGGGACGGGTCGGCGGGGCTCCgagccggtgggcgggaggcgggGGTCGGCGGGGCGGGaggcccccacctccctcctcaGCCTCTTCCTCATCATCGCCCCAGCCGCCAGCATCACCTGAGGCGGGGGTGGAGGCGCCCGCGAGGCAGACACGGAGCAACCGCCACCCCGGCTCTGAACCGCTTTGCGCGCGCCGGCCACCCTCGCGCCACCCCCTGCAGTGCACGAGCCGGCGTCAGCGAGGGACGCAACG
- the LOC140906997 gene encoding uncharacterized protein isoform X2: MELSPASAFIFPGGLPASSAAPQPPGAGGGRVAATAGRPSSFRAQAAAAGRRRGGRSAGLQGGSSLPAAGETLRTERGRGGGRWLAASGSARGLLRGRGRVGGAPSRWAGGGGRRGGRPPPPSSASSSSSPQPPASPEAGVEAPARQTRSNRHPGSEPLCARRPPSRHPLQCTSRRQRGTQRHKD; the protein is encoded by the coding sequence ATGGAGTTGTCTCCCGCTTCCGCCTTCATCTTCCCCGGGGGGCTCCCCGCCTCCTCCGCTGCTCCTCAGCCGCCAGGGGCTGGCGGCGGCCGGGTCGCGGCGACAGCGGGGCGGCCGAGCTCCTTCCGCGCCCAGGCGGCTGCTGCAGGCCGACGGCGAGGGGGCCGGAGCGCTGGACTCCAAGGCGGCAGCAGCCTCCCCGCGGCGGGGGAGACATTGAGGACGGAGAGGGGTCGTGGAGGGGGCCGCTGGCTCGCCGCCTCCGGCTCGGCCCGGGGCCTCCTCAGGGGCAGGGGACGGGTCGGCGGGGCTCCgagccggtgggcgggaggcgggGGTCGGCGGGGCGGGaggcccccacctccctcctcaGCCTCTTCCTCATCATCGCCCCAGCCGCCAGCATCACCTGAGGCGGGGGTGGAGGCGCCCGCGAGGCAGACACGGAGCAACCGCCACCCCGGCTCTGAACCGCTTTGCGCGCGCCGGCCACCCTCGCGCCACCCCCTGCAGTGCACGAGCCGGCGTCAGCGAGGGACGCAACG
- the LOC140906997 gene encoding uncharacterized protein isoform X1 codes for MELSPASAFIFPGGLPASSAAPQPPGAGGGRVAATAGRPSSFRAQAAAAGRRRGGRSAGLQGGSSLPAAGETLRTERGRGGGRWLAASGSARGLLRGRGRVGGAPSRWAGGGGRRGGRPPPPSSASSSSSPQPPASPEAGVEAPARQTRSNRHPGSEPLCARRPPSRHPLQCTSRRQRGTQRESWCCNSCSCELHG; via the coding sequence ATGGAGTTGTCTCCCGCTTCCGCCTTCATCTTCCCCGGGGGGCTCCCCGCCTCCTCCGCTGCTCCTCAGCCGCCAGGGGCTGGCGGCGGCCGGGTCGCGGCGACAGCGGGGCGGCCGAGCTCCTTCCGCGCCCAGGCGGCTGCTGCAGGCCGACGGCGAGGGGGCCGGAGCGCTGGACTCCAAGGCGGCAGCAGCCTCCCCGCGGCGGGGGAGACATTGAGGACGGAGAGGGGTCGTGGAGGGGGCCGCTGGCTCGCCGCCTCCGGCTCGGCCCGGGGCCTCCTCAGGGGCAGGGGACGGGTCGGCGGGGCTCCgagccggtgggcgggaggcgggGGTCGGCGGGGCGGGaggcccccacctccctcctcaGCCTCTTCCTCATCATCGCCCCAGCCGCCAGCATCACCTGAGGCGGGGGTGGAGGCGCCCGCGAGGCAGACACGGAGCAACCGCCACCCCGGCTCTGAACCGCTTTGCGCGCGCCGGCCACCCTCGCGCCACCCCCTGCAGTGCACGAGCCGGCGTCAGCGAGGGACGCAACG